In Mycoplasmopsis gallopavonis, a genomic segment contains:
- a CDS encoding DNA cytosine methyltransferase, with amino-acid sequence MQYRFITPREAYKIMGFEDLDFNKLVPFVEEGILNNDCLWRQAGNSIDVNVLKRIFEVIGIIDEMNKNKR; translated from the coding sequence TTGCAATATCGTTTTATTACTCCACGAGAAGCTTATAAAATCATGGGATTTGAAGATCTTGATTTTAACAAATTAGTACCTTTTGTTGAAGAAGGGATCTTAAATAATGATTGTCTATGAAGGCAAGCAGGAAATTCAATTGATGTCAATGTTCTAAAAAGGATTTTTGAAGTCATAGGTATTATTGACGAAATGAATAAAAATAAGAGGTAA